Proteins encoded together in one Rhizobium bangladeshense window:
- a CDS encoding AzlC family ABC transporter permease encodes MNRADFVEGLRGGSAVALASAPFGALFGALAVENGMSLSEVAFMSATVYAGASQMVGIELFGHNVHAWLIVLSILAVNFRHVLYSAALARYIGHFTPVQKFFTFFLLVDPQFAEAVKRGEAGRPLTFAWYLGFGIIIYIPWVLISVVGGMLGSFIGDPKAIGLDILLPAYFLGIVLGFRKRDNFLPVALVSAVASVLAYHYVGSPWHVSLGAAAGIVLAALLPLPRQMPDLEADALQPEVHEV; translated from the coding sequence ATGAATCGCGCCGACTTTGTTGAAGGTTTGCGGGGCGGCTCCGCCGTTGCGCTGGCATCGGCGCCCTTTGGCGCTTTGTTCGGGGCGCTCGCGGTCGAGAACGGCATGTCGCTTTCCGAAGTCGCCTTCATGAGCGCCACCGTCTATGCCGGCGCCAGCCAGATGGTTGGCATCGAACTCTTCGGCCACAATGTCCATGCTTGGCTGATCGTGTTGTCAATCCTCGCCGTCAACTTCCGCCACGTCCTCTATTCCGCCGCGCTGGCACGCTACATCGGCCATTTCACGCCAGTGCAGAAGTTCTTCACCTTCTTCCTGCTCGTTGATCCGCAATTTGCCGAAGCGGTCAAGCGCGGCGAAGCCGGCAGACCGCTGACCTTCGCCTGGTACCTCGGCTTCGGCATTATCATCTACATCCCCTGGGTGCTGATCAGCGTTGTTGGCGGCATGCTCGGCAGCTTCATCGGCGATCCCAAGGCAATCGGCCTCGATATCCTGCTGCCGGCTTATTTCCTCGGCATCGTCCTCGGCTTTCGAAAGCGTGATAATTTCCTTCCCGTGGCGCTCGTTAGCGCGGTGGCATCAGTGCTCGCTTACCACTATGTCGGCTCGCCTTGGCACGTCAGCCTCGGCGCCGCCGCCGGCATCGTACTGGCTGCTCTACTGCCGCTACCGCGCCAGATGCCGGATCTCGAAGCCGACGCTCTTCAACCCGAAGTGCACGAGGTCTGA
- a CDS encoding AzlD family protein: MEFDLHMALVILAAAVATFATRIGGYILITRMKSIPPRMEAALNAVPAAVLTTLVAPAFFIGGWETKLALIVALFVCLRISHTWMLVAAWAVVMAWRHAIGA, encoded by the coding sequence ATGGAATTCGATCTTCACATGGCGTTGGTCATCCTAGCGGCGGCGGTCGCCACATTCGCGACCCGCATCGGCGGCTATATTCTCATTACCAGGATGAAGAGCATCCCGCCGCGCATGGAGGCGGCACTGAACGCCGTGCCGGCCGCCGTGCTGACGACCCTGGTCGCGCCTGCCTTCTTCATCGGTGGCTGGGAGACGAAGCTGGCGCTGATCGTCGCCCTCTTCGTCTGCCTCCGCATTTCCCATACATGGATGCTGGTCGCCGCATGGGCTGTCGTGATGGCATGGCGCCATGCGATCGGCGCCTAG
- a CDS encoding aminopeptidase P family protein, producing the protein MFQSFEVTSTPQFGKERVSALRATFDTLGIDAFLVPRADEFNGEYVPACSERLAWLTGFTGSAGIALILRTQAIVFVDGRYVTQLAEQVDGSVFSGGDLVNEPPHVWLAANGTKGLRLGIDPWLHSGAEVRRLERALAEIGGMLVFLPYNPLDRLWSDRPAEPLGAVTIQNVAQAGVLASDKIATIAAGLSKKNLAAVLIADPSSVAWIFNIRGADVPHTPHPLARAIIHADERAELFLDKRKTSIEPEAYLGQICTQLPPSALEERLSAVSRNGGRVLIDADIASHALAEIIRKAGGEVVEGADPAKLPRAVKNDVEINGSAAAHLQDGAAMVEFLYWLSQEKPGTVSEIAAAEHLEAVRARVGQSMQNPLKDISFDTISGAGEHAAIMHYRVTTETNRMIEAGELFLIDSGAQYINGTTDITRTVGIGTVSEEHRRFFTMVLKGMIQISTARFPKGTRGCDLDPLARIALWRAGADFAHGTGHGVGSYLSVHEGPQRISRLSTQELLPGMILSNEPGYYRPGSFGIRIENLIYVRGAEEIEGGDMPMLGFETLTFCPIDRSLVIPELLTHDELHWFNDYHRRTREALMPLIHDHDVRAWLDNATLPLEY; encoded by the coding sequence ATGTTCCAGTCTTTCGAGGTTACCTCCACGCCGCAGTTCGGTAAGGAACGGGTTTCCGCGTTGCGCGCCACTTTCGATACGCTCGGCATCGACGCCTTCCTCGTGCCGCGCGCCGACGAGTTCAACGGCGAATATGTTCCGGCCTGCTCGGAGCGGCTGGCATGGCTGACGGGCTTCACCGGTTCGGCGGGCATCGCGCTGATCCTGCGGACGCAGGCGATCGTCTTCGTCGACGGGCGTTATGTGACCCAACTGGCCGAACAAGTCGACGGCTCGGTGTTCTCGGGCGGCGATCTGGTCAACGAGCCGCCGCACGTCTGGCTTGCCGCAAACGGCACCAAGGGGTTGAGGCTCGGCATCGATCCCTGGCTGCACTCGGGCGCGGAGGTACGGCGTCTGGAAAGGGCACTGGCAGAGATCGGCGGGATGTTGGTCTTCCTGCCGTACAATCCGCTCGACAGGTTGTGGAGCGATCGACCGGCCGAACCGCTCGGCGCCGTCACCATCCAGAATGTCGCCCAAGCGGGCGTGCTGGCGAGCGATAAGATTGCCACGATAGCCGCCGGTCTTTCGAAGAAAAATCTCGCTGCGGTGCTGATTGCCGATCCCTCGTCGGTGGCCTGGATCTTCAATATCCGCGGTGCCGACGTGCCGCACACCCCGCACCCGTTGGCGCGCGCCATCATCCATGCCGACGAGCGGGCCGAACTCTTCCTCGACAAGCGCAAGACAAGCATCGAGCCGGAGGCCTATCTCGGGCAGATCTGCACACAACTGCCGCCTTCGGCGCTGGAAGAGAGGCTCTCCGCCGTTTCCAGGAATGGCGGCCGCGTGCTGATCGATGCTGATATCGCCTCTCATGCGCTGGCGGAGATCATCCGCAAGGCGGGCGGCGAAGTGGTGGAGGGCGCCGACCCCGCCAAGCTGCCGCGCGCGGTGAAAAATGACGTCGAGATCAACGGCTCGGCCGCTGCACATCTGCAGGACGGGGCGGCGATGGTGGAGTTCCTCTATTGGCTGTCGCAGGAGAAGCCGGGCACGGTAAGCGAGATCGCCGCCGCCGAACATCTGGAAGCGGTGCGCGCCCGTGTCGGCCAAAGCATGCAGAACCCGCTGAAGGATATTTCTTTCGATACGATCTCGGGCGCCGGCGAACATGCGGCGATCATGCATTATCGCGTCACGACCGAGACCAACCGGATGATCGAGGCGGGCGAACTCTTCCTGATCGATTCCGGTGCGCAATATATCAACGGCACGACCGATATCACCCGCACGGTCGGGATCGGCACGGTGTCAGAGGAGCATCGGCGTTTCTTCACGATGGTGCTCAAGGGAATGATCCAGATCAGCACGGCACGTTTCCCGAAGGGTACGCGCGGCTGCGACCTAGATCCGCTGGCGCGCATCGCGCTGTGGCGGGCAGGGGCCGACTTTGCCCACGGCACAGGTCATGGAGTCGGCTCCTATCTCTCCGTGCATGAAGGCCCGCAGCGCATATCCCGGCTTTCGACGCAGGAATTGCTACCCGGCATGATCCTTTCGAACGAGCCCGGTTATTACCGGCCAGGCAGCTTCGGCATCCGTATCGAGAACCTGATCTATGTGCGCGGCGCCGAGGAAATCGAAGGCGGAGACATGCCGATGCTCGGCTTTGAGACGCTGACCTTCTGCCCGATCGACCGCAGCCTCGTCATTCCCGAGCTTCTGACCCATGACGAACTTCACTGGTTCAATGACTATCACCGCCGCACGCGTGAGGCGCTGATGCCGCTCATCCACGATCACGACGTTCGAGCATGGCTCGACAACGCGACGCTGCCGCTGGAATATTAG
- a CDS encoding 50S ribosomal protein L11 methyltransferase: protein MSEIRLYVSTTESQAEAILDLLTEVFGEEDFAIGTTEIDEKKDIWEASVYMMAEDETDVRSRIEAALKDAFPHAQLSREVIPNVDWVAKSLEGLKPVRAGRFLVHGSHDRDKVRPGDIAIEIDAGQAFGTGHHGTTAGCLEVIDAVVRSRPVSNALDLGTGSGVLAIAVRKLKNIPVLATDIDPVATRVAAENVRRNGIASGIVTRTAPGFHSTAFSAHGPFDLIIANILARPLIRMAPKLATHLAPGGSVILSGILAAQRWKVIAAYSGARLRHVRTIWRNGWVTIHFDRP from the coding sequence GTGAGTGAAATCCGCCTTTACGTATCGACGACCGAAAGCCAGGCAGAAGCGATCCTCGACCTCCTGACCGAAGTCTTCGGCGAAGAAGACTTTGCCATTGGCACCACCGAAATCGATGAGAAGAAGGATATCTGGGAGGCCTCGGTCTACATGATGGCCGAGGATGAGACGGATGTGCGCTCTCGCATCGAAGCGGCGCTGAAGGACGCTTTTCCCCATGCTCAGCTGTCGCGAGAAGTCATCCCCAACGTCGATTGGGTGGCGAAATCGCTGGAAGGGCTGAAGCCCGTCAGGGCAGGGCGCTTCCTGGTGCATGGATCGCATGACCGCGATAAGGTCCGTCCTGGTGACATCGCCATCGAGATCGATGCCGGCCAGGCCTTCGGCACCGGCCATCACGGCACAACGGCCGGCTGCCTTGAGGTGATCGATGCCGTGGTGCGTTCGCGCCCGGTCTCCAACGCACTCGACCTCGGCACCGGCAGCGGCGTTCTGGCGATCGCCGTGCGCAAGCTTAAGAACATACCGGTGCTTGCGACCGATATCGATCCGGTGGCGACGCGGGTCGCGGCCGAGAACGTGCGACGCAACGGCATCGCGTCGGGTATTGTCACGAGGACCGCGCCGGGTTTTCATTCAACGGCCTTCTCGGCGCATGGTCCCTTCGATCTGATCATCGCCAATATTCTCGCCCGGCCACTGATCCGAATGGCGCCAAAGCTCGCCACGCATCTTGCGCCCGGCGGATCGGTGATCCTTTCGGGCATTCTAGCGGCGCAGCGGTGGAAGGTGATTGCCGCCTATAGCGGCGCCAGACTTCGTCATGTCAGGACGATCTGGCGGAACGGCTGGGTGACCATCCATTTCGACCGGCCGTAA
- a CDS encoding SCO family protein codes for MKTFRIAVWVGVLILAGVLGVVSYSMKSRDVVAEPPFGVPFTLVSQSGQPITEEALRGKPTALFFGFTHCPEVCPTTLFELNGWMEKVDPKGDKLQAYFITVDPERDTPEIVDQYVSNVSKRITGISGPPDKIAEVIKGFRVYAKKVPVDEKDPNGDYTMDHTASVFLLDSAGRFSGTIAYGENPDTAVKKLENLVNKG; via the coding sequence ATGAAGACATTTCGCATCGCCGTCTGGGTTGGTGTTCTGATACTTGCCGGGGTTCTCGGCGTGGTTAGCTATTCGATGAAGTCGCGGGACGTCGTGGCGGAACCACCCTTTGGCGTGCCCTTCACGCTCGTTTCCCAGAGCGGCCAGCCGATCACCGAGGAGGCGCTGCGCGGCAAGCCGACGGCCCTGTTCTTCGGCTTTACCCATTGCCCGGAAGTTTGCCCGACGACGCTGTTCGAGCTGAACGGCTGGATGGAGAAGGTCGATCCCAAGGGTGACAAATTGCAGGCCTATTTCATTACCGTCGATCCGGAGCGCGATACGCCGGAGATCGTGGACCAATATGTCTCCAACGTTTCCAAACGCATTACCGGCATTTCGGGCCCGCCGGACAAGATTGCCGAAGTCATCAAAGGTTTCCGCGTTTATGCCAAGAAGGTGCCGGTCGATGAGAAGGACCCGAATGGCGACTATACGATGGACCATACGGCTTCGGTTTTCCTGCTTGATTCGGCCGGGCGGTTTTCCGGAACGATCGCCTATGGCGAAAATCCGGACACGGCGGTAAAGAAGCTGGAGAATCTCGTCAACAAGGGATGA
- a CDS encoding methyl-accepting chemotaxis protein translates to MANSSVRKSLSVSQRLWTLGGAAFVGFGTMLGVGWYENMRVDAALHRATEIQASVNHLGDMRLANLTMVLAAMDIIVDKDRKVVEPARIKLIGDSLTALSSGSREMRLLAGEMHDEALLKSYDADVAAIGKAIQVDLIALVQQGAPDAEFDKIDDTIDGAGEELTATLDKLAADGTVFAKQHVELANAVSREALILQIGLGVLAILTMGILQYVHGGSIRRGIGAVRQSMQHIMNGDLASDVPEKNRGDEIGEMARAADSFRLAAIEKRDLEAQTQTDRQRSDAEQRAREAAKLAEAEALNAAVTALGAGLTRLSGGDVTVTIEQPFRDELERLRLDFNQTTATLRKAMSDIAINSSSIEANSRQMRAAADDLAKRTEQQAASLEETSAALDQITATVRNATSRAEEVGHMVSHTRENTAKSDIVVGNAMAAMERIEGASREIGKIINVIDEIAFQTNLLALNAGVEAARAGEAGKGFAVVAQEVRELAGRAAGAAKDIKALIGKSGEEVKVGGELVTAAGEALRQIGEDVLRIDEHVKSIVTSAREQSVGLNEINTSISQMDQVTQKNAAMVEETNAASHTLAIDAENLTQLVKQFKTGEGMTARQPPREATAASHSRPSPARNLIGKVAGAFNGGSAAKAIAPPAGDNWEEF, encoded by the coding sequence ATGGCGAATTCATCAGTGCGCAAGAGCCTATCGGTCAGCCAGAGGCTCTGGACGCTCGGTGGCGCGGCCTTCGTCGGTTTCGGCACGATGCTCGGCGTCGGCTGGTACGAGAACATGCGGGTCGACGCGGCCCTGCACCGCGCCACCGAGATCCAGGCAAGCGTCAATCATCTCGGCGATATGCGGCTTGCGAATCTGACAATGGTCTTGGCTGCCATGGATATTATTGTCGACAAGGATAGAAAGGTCGTCGAGCCTGCGCGCATCAAACTGATCGGCGATTCGCTGACTGCTCTTTCCAGTGGCTCAAGGGAAATGCGCCTTCTTGCCGGGGAAATGCACGACGAGGCGCTGTTGAAGAGTTATGACGCTGATGTCGCCGCAATCGGCAAGGCAATACAGGTCGATCTGATCGCGCTGGTCCAACAGGGAGCACCCGATGCGGAATTCGACAAGATTGACGACACGATCGACGGCGCCGGCGAGGAGCTAACTGCAACGCTCGACAAGCTCGCCGCTGACGGCACCGTCTTCGCCAAGCAGCATGTCGAGCTCGCCAACGCCGTATCGCGGGAGGCCCTCATCCTGCAGATCGGCCTCGGCGTCTTGGCTATCCTCACTATGGGCATCCTGCAATATGTCCACGGCGGTTCGATCCGGCGCGGTATCGGCGCCGTGCGCCAAAGCATGCAGCACATCATGAACGGCGATCTAGCCAGCGACGTTCCGGAAAAGAACCGCGGCGACGAAATCGGCGAAATGGCGCGCGCCGCCGACAGCTTTCGACTCGCCGCCATTGAAAAGCGCGACCTTGAAGCCCAGACCCAGACGGACAGGCAACGCAGCGATGCCGAGCAACGTGCCCGCGAAGCCGCCAAGCTAGCCGAAGCCGAAGCCCTGAACGCCGCTGTCACCGCTCTCGGCGCCGGCCTCACCCGCTTGTCGGGCGGGGACGTGACCGTAACTATCGAACAACCTTTCCGCGACGAGCTGGAGCGCTTGCGCCTCGACTTCAACCAGACGACCGCAACGCTGCGCAAAGCGATGAGCGACATCGCCATCAATAGTAGCTCGATCGAGGCGAACAGCCGCCAGATGCGCGCCGCCGCCGACGATCTCGCCAAGCGGACCGAGCAACAGGCCGCCTCGCTGGAAGAAACGTCGGCCGCCCTCGACCAGATCACCGCCACCGTCCGCAACGCCACCAGCCGCGCCGAGGAAGTGGGCCACATGGTCTCGCATACTCGCGAGAATACAGCGAAATCGGACATCGTCGTCGGTAATGCGATGGCCGCGATGGAGCGAATCGAGGGTGCCTCCCGCGAGATCGGCAAGATCATCAACGTCATCGACGAGATTGCGTTCCAGACGAACCTCTTGGCGCTTAATGCCGGTGTCGAGGCAGCGCGCGCCGGCGAGGCTGGCAAGGGTTTCGCTGTTGTCGCCCAGGAAGTGCGCGAACTCGCCGGCCGTGCCGCGGGTGCTGCCAAGGACATCAAGGCCTTGATCGGCAAATCCGGCGAGGAAGTGAAGGTCGGCGGCGAACTGGTGACGGCCGCAGGTGAAGCGCTTCGCCAGATCGGCGAGGATGTTCTGCGCATCGACGAACATGTTAAGTCAATCGTAACCTCTGCGCGCGAACAATCGGTCGGACTGAACGAAATCAACACTTCAATCAGCCAGATGGATCAGGTCACGCAGAAGAACGCGGCCATGGTGGAAGAGACGAATGCCGCAAGTCATACGCTCGCCATCGACGCGGAAAACCTGACGCAGCTGGTCAAGCAGTTCAAAACCGGCGAGGGCATGACCGCCCGGCAACCGCCGCGAGAGGCAACCGCCGCCTCGCATTCAAGACCATCTCCCGCGCGCAACCTGATCGGCAAAGTCGCGGGCGCATTCAACGGCGGTTCCGCCGCCAAGGCTATCGCTCCCCCCGCCGGGGACAACTGGGAAGAATTCTGA
- a CDS encoding chemotaxis protein CheW produces MNNNAIKQSGAYLEIVSFHLGDQEFCIDIMAIREIRGWAPVTPMPHTPPYVLGLINLRGAVIPVIDMACRLGMKMTEPSERSAIIVTDIAGKLVGLLVEQVSDMMTIKSEDLQPPPEIIPEAQRAFCRGIVALEKTMVCFLNLDTVIADELNQAA; encoded by the coding sequence ATGAACAACAACGCCATCAAGCAGTCAGGCGCCTACCTCGAAATCGTCTCGTTCCATCTGGGCGACCAGGAATTCTGCATCGACATCATGGCCATCCGCGAAATCCGCGGCTGGGCGCCGGTGACGCCGATGCCGCATACTCCGCCCTACGTGCTGGGCCTCATCAACCTGCGCGGTGCAGTGATCCCGGTCATCGACATGGCCTGCCGCCTTGGCATGAAGATGACGGAGCCCTCCGAGCGTTCGGCGATCATCGTCACCGATATCGCCGGCAAGCTGGTCGGTCTGCTGGTCGAGCAGGTTTCCGACATGATGACGATCAAGAGCGAAGACCTTCAGCCGCCGCCGGAGATCATTCCGGAAGCTCAGCGCGCCTTCTGCCGCGGCATCGTCGCACTTGAGAAGACCATGGTCTGCTTCCTGAACCTCGATACCGTCATTGCGGACGAACTGAATCAGGCTGCTTGA
- a CDS encoding CreA family protein, which translates to MSKPRNLFLAALSFLALSAGAAPAEVVGKVGVDWIGNDIIVEAVSDPEVRGVTCHVTYFDRSLIDRLKNGNWFEDPSNNSIACRQTGPVEIGNIDLSKDGSEVFRQGMSLIWKTLVVNRIYDKTNDTLIYLAHSRELTDGSAKMSISTIPLYGQNVIWRNGKPQ; encoded by the coding sequence ATGTCCAAGCCGCGTAATCTTTTCCTTGCTGCCCTTTCTTTTCTCGCGCTTTCAGCGGGCGCAGCCCCGGCCGAGGTCGTCGGCAAGGTCGGGGTCGACTGGATCGGCAACGATATCATTGTCGAGGCGGTGTCCGATCCGGAGGTCAGGGGCGTCACCTGCCATGTCACTTATTTCGATCGCAGCCTGATCGACCGGCTCAAGAACGGCAACTGGTTCGAGGATCCATCCAACAATTCGATCGCCTGCCGGCAGACCGGGCCGGTCGAGATCGGTAATATCGATCTCTCAAAGGACGGCAGCGAGGTGTTCCGCCAGGGCATGTCGCTGATCTGGAAGACGCTCGTTGTCAACCGCATTTACGACAAGACCAACGACACGCTGATCTATCTCGCCCATTCGCGGGAACTCACTGATGGTTCGGCGAAGATGTCGATCTCGACCATTCCACTCTATGGGCAGAACGTGATCTGGAGGAATGGGAAGCCGCAGTAG
- a CDS encoding 3'-5' exonuclease has product MKTIAIDFETANEQRGSACSVGLAWIEEGRVTRVEERLIRPRDMRFSGMNIAIHGIRPEHVEDAPEFPEVMDEFYDDISGATMIAHNAAFDFSVWRASLDLYRQSYPELTYLCSLKMAQRIWPHFLSHRLNLIAEHLGLRFIHHNAAEDAAVCAAAAIEMAKAVKAKAVEAIPALIGMTPGRLTARGYEPCTCRKG; this is encoded by the coding sequence TTGAAGACCATTGCCATCGATTTCGAAACAGCCAACGAGCAGCGCGGCAGCGCCTGTTCAGTCGGACTTGCCTGGATCGAGGAGGGCAGGGTGACCCGTGTCGAGGAGCGGCTGATCCGCCCGCGCGACATGCGCTTTTCGGGGATGAATATCGCCATCCACGGTATCCGGCCGGAGCATGTCGAGGATGCGCCGGAGTTTCCCGAGGTGATGGACGAGTTTTACGATGATATCAGCGGCGCGACGATGATCGCGCACAACGCGGCTTTCGATTTCAGCGTCTGGCGGGCGAGCCTCGATCTCTATCGGCAGTCCTATCCGGAGCTCACCTATCTCTGCAGCCTGAAAATGGCGCAGCGGATCTGGCCGCATTTCCTCTCGCATCGGCTGAACCTGATCGCCGAGCATCTCGGCCTGCGTTTCATACACCACAACGCCGCCGAGGACGCCGCGGTCTGCGCGGCAGCGGCGATCGAGATGGCGAAGGCGGTCAAGGCGAAAGCCGTGGAAGCGATCCCGGCGCTGATCGGGATGACGCCGGGGCGGCTGACAGCGCGCGGCTATGAGCCCTGCACCTGCCGGAAGGGCTGA
- a CDS encoding GNAT family N-acetyltransferase, giving the protein MANNEENEFGDRARLPDGVVVRAVRISDAEEIIDLINLPGYRAGTLRPPYQRIEDVRKNMENPSPGALNLVVTLNGRIVGNGGLNRLSGRRQHAASLGMGVHDDFTGRGFGRILFGAMVDAADDWLDIKRLELTVYTDNEAAIALYEKFGFEKEGLLRSFAYRAGRYVDAYTMARLRT; this is encoded by the coding sequence ATGGCCAATAACGAAGAGAATGAATTCGGCGACCGAGCGCGCCTGCCGGACGGAGTCGTCGTGCGCGCTGTACGTATTTCGGATGCCGAGGAAATCATCGATCTCATAAATTTGCCGGGCTACCGGGCCGGCACGCTGCGGCCGCCCTACCAGCGGATCGAGGATGTTCGCAAGAATATGGAAAATCCGTCGCCCGGCGCGCTCAACCTCGTCGTCACCCTGAACGGCAGGATCGTCGGCAATGGCGGCCTCAACCGCCTTAGCGGCCGTCGCCAGCACGCCGCCAGCCTCGGCATGGGCGTGCATGACGATTTCACCGGTCGCGGTTTCGGCCGTATCCTGTTTGGCGCGATGGTCGATGCCGCCGACGACTGGCTCGACATCAAGCGGCTCGAACTGACCGTATATACCGACAATGAGGCCGCGATCGCACTCTATGAGAAATTCGGTTTCGAAAAGGAAGGGCTTCTGCGCTCATTCGCCTACCGCGCCGGCCGCTATGTCGACGCCTATACGATGGCGCGGCTGAGGACTTGA
- the ligA gene encoding NAD-dependent DNA ligase LigA, with protein sequence MSTEGSAVDTLTIEEAAAELERLAREIAHHDALYHGKDQPEISDADYDALKRRNDALEARFPELIREDSPSRRVGAAPSVTFSPVVHARPMLSLDNTFSQEDVQDFVASVYRFLGRLPDQSIAFTAEPKIDGLSMSIRYENGRLTTAATRGDGTTGENVTANIRTIAEIPQELPKGVPAVVEIRGEVYMAKSDFLALNRQMEAEGKQTYVNPRNTAAGSLRQLDAKVTASRKLKFFAYAWGEMSEMPEETQFGMVQTFKEWGFPVNPLMKRLNAVADILSHYDEIGLKRPDLDYDIDGVVYKVDSLELQQRLGFRSRSPRWATAHKFPAEQAFTEVEKIEIQVGRTGALTPVARLKPITVGGVVVTNATLHNEDYIKGIGNSGERIRPEEHDIREGDTVIVQRAGDVIPQILDVVLEKRAANAKAYEFPRTCPVCGSHAVREVNEKTGKMDSVRRCTGGFICRAQATEHLKHFVSRNAFDIEGLGSKQVDFFFENEDPSLQIRTAPDIFTLEKRQAHSLTKLENIDGFGKVSVGKLYAAINERRSIALHRFIYALGIRHVGETTAKLLARSYGTYEAFATAMQEATPLSGDAWNDLNAIEGIGEVVARAMVEFYKEPRNIEVIGRLLEEVTPAEAEQPTTSGSPVAGKTVVFTGSLEKFTRDEAKARAESLGAKVAGSVSKKTDFVVAGPGAGSKLDKARELGVQTMDEDEWLALIGG encoded by the coding sequence ATGTCCACCGAAGGTTCCGCCGTCGACACGTTGACGATCGAAGAGGCCGCCGCCGAGCTCGAGCGGCTCGCAAGGGAGATCGCGCATCACGATGCGCTATACCACGGCAAGGACCAGCCGGAGATCTCGGACGCGGATTACGACGCGCTGAAGCGCCGCAACGATGCGCTGGAAGCGCGGTTTCCCGAGCTGATCCGTGAGGACAGCCCGTCGCGGCGGGTCGGTGCTGCGCCGTCGGTTACCTTCTCGCCCGTCGTTCACGCGCGGCCGATGCTGTCGCTCGACAATACGTTTTCGCAGGAGGACGTGCAGGATTTCGTCGCCAGCGTCTATCGCTTCCTCGGCCGCCTGCCAGATCAGTCGATCGCCTTTACCGCCGAACCGAAGATCGACGGGCTGTCGATGTCGATCCGATATGAGAACGGGCGGCTGACGACGGCTGCCACGCGCGGCGACGGCACAACCGGGGAGAATGTCACCGCCAACATCCGCACCATCGCGGAAATTCCCCAGGAATTGCCGAAGGGCGTTCCCGCGGTCGTGGAGATCCGCGGCGAGGTCTATATGGCGAAGAGCGATTTCCTGGCGCTGAACCGGCAGATGGAAGCGGAAGGCAAGCAGACCTATGTCAATCCGCGCAATACGGCCGCCGGATCGTTGCGTCAACTCGACGCCAAGGTGACGGCGAGCCGCAAGCTGAAATTCTTCGCCTATGCCTGGGGCGAGATGTCGGAGATGCCTGAAGAAACGCAGTTCGGCATGGTGCAGACCTTCAAGGAGTGGGGTTTTCCCGTAAACCCGCTGATGAAGCGGCTGAATGCGGTCGCCGACATCCTATCGCATTATGACGAGATCGGCCTGAAGCGACCTGATCTCGACTACGATATCGACGGCGTCGTCTATAAGGTCGACAGTCTGGAACTGCAGCAGCGCCTTGGCTTCCGCTCCCGTTCGCCCCGCTGGGCGACGGCGCACAAGTTCCCTGCCGAGCAGGCCTTTACTGAGGTCGAGAAGATCGAGATTCAGGTCGGCCGCACGGGGGCGCTGACGCCGGTGGCGCGGCTGAAGCCGATCACGGTCGGCGGCGTCGTCGTCACCAATGCGACGCTTCATAATGAGGATTACATCAAGGGCATCGGCAATAGCGGTGAGCGCATACGGCCGGAGGAGCACGATATCCGGGAGGGCGACACCGTCATCGTCCAGCGCGCCGGCGATGTCATTCCGCAGATCCTGGACGTGGTGTTGGAGAAGCGTGCGGCCAATGCCAAGGCATATGAATTCCCGAGGACGTGCCCCGTCTGCGGTTCGCACGCGGTGCGCGAGGTCAACGAGAAGACCGGAAAGATGGATTCCGTTCGCCGCTGCACCGGCGGCTTCATCTGCCGGGCGCAGGCGACGGAGCATCTGAAACACTTCGTCTCGCGCAACGCCTTCGATATCGAAGGGCTTGGTTCGAAGCAGGTTGACTTCTTTTTCGAAAACGAGGATCCGTCCCTGCAGATCCGGACGGCGCCCGATATCTTCACCTTGGAGAAGCGCCAGGCGCATTCTCTGACCAAGCTGGAAAATATCGACGGCTTCGGCAAAGTCAGCGTCGGCAAGCTCTATGCGGCGATCAACGAGCGGCGCAGCATTGCGCTGCATCGCTTCATCTATGCGCTCGGCATCCGCCATGTCGGCGAGACCACGGCAAAGCTGCTGGCGCGCTCCTACGGCACCTATGAGGCCTTTGCGACCGCAATGCAGGAGGCAACACCGCTTTCCGGCGATGCGTGGAACGATCTCAACGCTATCGAAGGAATCGGCGAGGTCGTGGCGCGCGCCATGGTCGAATTTTACAAGGAGCCGCGCAACATCGAGGTGATCGGCCGTCTGCTCGAAGAAGTGACGCCTGCCGAGGCCGAACAGCCGACCACGTCCGGAAGCCCGGTCGCCGGCAAGACCGTGGTCTTTACCGGCTCGCTCGAAAAATTCACCCGCGATGAGGCGAAGGCGAGGGCCGAAAGCCTCGGCGCCAAGGTGGCGGGCTCGGTGTCGAAGAAAACCGACTTCGTCGTTGCCGGCCCCGGCGCCGGCTCTAAACTCGATAAGGCGCGTGAGCTCGGTGTCCAGACGATGGACGAGGATGAGTGGTTGGCGCTGATTGGCGGGTAG